From a region of the Solanum stenotomum isolate F172 chromosome 2, ASM1918654v1, whole genome shotgun sequence genome:
- the LOC125856554 gene encoding uncharacterized protein LOC125856554, translated as MERATPVRKPNTSAADLLTWSEAPPANNSAAASGNASRSGARSHQPSDGISKVLFGGQITEEEAESLNKRKPCSGYKLKEMNGSKIFSADGEDDASESGAVNGNFNNRTSVRIVQQAANGISQISFSTEERISPKKPITLTEVAKQRELSGTLESDSDGNMKKQLSDAKSKELSGNDIFGPPAEIPPRSLAAARSIESKESKDMGEPAPRVVRTSVKVSNPAGGQSNILFGDEPVVNTVKKIHNQKFAELTGNDIFKGDIPPGSAEKPLSRAKLREMSGNDIFSDGKVESRDYFGGVRKPPGGESSIALV; from the exons ATGGAGAGAGCAACACCTGTACGGAAGCCTAACACCTCTGCCGCCGATCTGCTCACCTGGTCGGAAGCTCCGCCGGCGAACAACTCAGCTGCTGCCTCCGGCAATGCATCTCGCTCCGGCGCTCGTTCTCATCAG CCTTCTGATGGAATTAGTAAGGTGTTGTTTGGAGGTCAAATTACTGAAGAGGAAGCTGAGAGCTTGAACAAACG GAAACCATGTTCAGGGTACAAACTGAAGGAGATGAATGGCAGCAAAATCTTTTCTGCTGATGGTGAAGATGATGCATCTGAATCAGGAGCTGTTAATGGTAACTTCAACAACAGGACATCTGTCCGCATTGTTCAG CAAGCTGCAAATGGGATAAGCCAGATATCATTCAGTACTGAAGAAAGGATCTCTCCAAAGAAACCTATCACACTTACAGAAGTGGCAAAACAGAGAGAGTTGAGTGGAACACTAGAAAGTGATTCAGATGGCAACATGAAGAAGCAGCTGTCAGATGCAAAGAGCAAGGAACTAAGTGGAAATGACATATTTGGCCCTCCTGCGGAAATTCCTCCTAGATCTTTGGCTGCTGCCCGATCCATAGAGTCAAAAGAAAGCAAAGACATGGGCGAACCTGCTCCACGAGTTGTACGTACGTCTGTCAAGGTTTCTAAT CCTGCTGGTGGTCAAAGCAATATTTTGTTTGGTGATGAACCTGTTGTCAACACAGTAAAGAAAATACACAACCAGAAGTTTGCAGAGTTGACCGGAAATGACATTTTCAAGGGAGATATTCCTCCTGGGTCTGCAGAAAAGCCACTGAGCAGAGCAAAGCTAAGAGAAATGAGtggaaatgatattttttcTGATGGAAAAGTTGAATCCAGAGATTATTTTGGTGGCGTTCGTAAACCACCAGGCGGGGAAAGCAGCATCGCGCTGGTTTAG
- the LOC125855464 gene encoding uncharacterized protein LOC125855464, which translates to MENTHDFSSISCEIQIIRARNIEQISSLGKNNLFVRCYLPTGNNNQRVKLNTQEISSKSNLFWDESFSLDCMGTQDSINMMKQGTVVFELRSRRYVPLLRKNIGGSQLLGKVEIPWKRVFESTRMEMEEWAIFMTTSKNINEDVKPPAVKIGMKVKVNETTKINKLRRSWDEACACKGYCECNSSIFSVDDYDICALGVALDSL; encoded by the coding sequence atggaGAATACTCATGATTTTTCATCTATAAGTTGTGAAATACAAATCATAAGAGCAAGAAACATAGAACAAATAAGTTCATTAGGAAAAAACAACTTGTTTGTTAGATGTTATCTTCCAACAGGAAACAACAACCAAAGAGTTAAGCTAAACACTCAAGAGatctcatcaaaatcaaacttgtTTTGGGATGAATCTTTCTCATTGGATTGCATGGGAACACAAGACTCCATTAACATGATGAAGCAAGGAACAGTAGTCTTCGAGCTACGATCGAGAAGATATGTTCCTCTTCTTAGGAAGAATATTGGTGGCTCACAACTCTTGGGGAAAGTTGAAATTCCATGGAAAAGAGTATTTGAGTCAACAAGAATGGAGATGGAGGAGTGGGCAATATTCATGACTACTTCAAAGAATATTAATGAAGATGTGAAACCTCCAGCAGTGAAGATAGGAATGAAGGTTAAAGTaaatgagacaacaaaaattaataagttGAGAAGATCATGGGATGAGGCATGTGCTTGCAAGGGTTATTGTGAGTGCAATAGTAGTATTTTTagtgttgatgattatgatatatGCGCACTTGGAGTTGCTTTAGATTCCCTTTAA
- the LOC125855465 gene encoding uncharacterized protein LOC125855465 — MENTHDFSSISCEIQIIRARNIEQISSLGKNNLFVRCYLPTGNNNQRVKLNTQEISSKSNLFWDESFSLDCMGTQDSINMMKQGTVVFELRSRRYVPLLRKNIGGSQLLGKVEIPWKRVFESTRMEMEEWAIFMTTSKNINEDVKPPAVKIGMKVKVNETTKINKLRSHVLARVIVSAIVVFLVLMIVKYLQLELL, encoded by the coding sequence atggaGAATACTCATGATTTTTCATCTATAAGTTGTGAAATACAAATCATAAGAGCAAGAAACATAGAACAAATAAGTTCATTAGGAAAAAACAACTTGTTTGTTAGATGTTATCTTCCAACAGGAAACAACAACCAAAGAGTTAAGCTAAACACTCAAGAGatctcatcaaaatcaaacttgtTTTGGGATGAATCTTTCTCATTGGATTGCATGGGAACACAAGACTCCATTAACATGATGAAGCAAGGAACAGTAGTCTTCGAGCTACGATCGAGAAGATATGTTCCTCTTCTTAGGAAGAATATTGGTGGCTCACAACTCTTGGGGAAAGTTGAAATTCCATGGAAAAGAGTATTTGAGTCAACAAGAATGGAGATGGAGGAGTGGGCAATATTCATGACTACTTCAAAGAATATTAATGAAGATGTGAAACCTCCAGCAGTGAAGATAGGAATGAAGGTTAAAGTaaatgagacaacaaaaattaataagttGAGAAGTCATGTGCTTGCAAGGGTTATTGTGAGTGCAATAGTAGTATTTTTAGTGCTGATGATTGTGAAATATTTGCAATTGGAGCTGCTTTAG
- the LOC125855006 gene encoding annexin D2-like, producing MSSLKVPASVPDPYEDAEQLKKAFKGWGTNEELIIQILAHRNAAQRKLIRDSYAAAYGEDLLKDLDSELTSDFQRVVLLWTLSPAERDAYLVNEATKRLTASNWVIMEIACTRSSDDLFKARQAYHTRYKKSLEEDVAYHTSGDFRKLLVPLITAYRYVGDEVNMTLARKEANILHEKISDKAYNDEEIIRIISTRSKAQLSATFNHYNDHHGHEIIKDLEADDDDEYLKLLRAAIECLKTPEKYFEKVLRLAIKRLGTDEWDLTRVVATRAEVDMERIKEEYHRRNSVTLDRAIAADTSGDYEKMLLALIGHGDA from the exons GATGGGGTACAAATGAGGAACTTATTATTCAGATTCTGGCACATAGGAATGCAGCACAACGCAAGTTAATCCGAGATTCTTATGCTGCTGCTTATGGAGAGGATCTTCTCAAGGACTTGGATTCTGAACTGACAAGTGATTTTCAG CGTGTAGTGCTTCTCTGGACTTTGAGTCCTGCTGAGCGCGACGCCTACTTGGTTAATGAAGCTACCAAACGTCTGACTGCTAGCAATTGGGTTATCATGGAAATTGCTTGTACCAGGTCTTCTGATGATCTTTTTAAGGCGAGGCAGGCCTACCATACTCGATACAAGAAATCACTTGAAGAAGATGTTGCTTATCACACAAGTGGGGATTTCCGTAAG CTTTTGGTTCCTCTTATAACTGCATACAGATATGTGGGAGATGAGGTGAACATGACATTGGCAAGAAAGGAAGCAAATATACTGCATGAGAAGATCTCTGACAAGGCTTACAATGACGAGGAGATCATCCGAATTATTTCTACTAGGAGTAAAGCACAGCTGAGTGCAACGTTCAACCACTACAATGATCACCATGGCCATGAAATCATCAAG GATCTGGAagctgatgatgatgatgagtaCCTGAAATTACTCAGAGCAGCAATAGAATGCTTGAAAACCCCAGAGAAATACTTTGAGAAAGTTCTTCGATTGGCTATCAAGAGGCTGGGCACAGACGAATGGGATCTTACTAGAGTTGTCGCCACTCGGGCTGAAGTTGACATGGAGCGTATCAAAGAAGAGTACCATAGGAGGAACAGTGTTACATTGGACCGTGCAATTGCTGCAGACACTTCAGGAGACTATGAAAAAATGCTTCTGGCTTTGATTGGGCACGGAGATGCTTGA
- the LOC125855788 gene encoding uncharacterized protein LOC125855788, which produces IENTHDFSSISCEIQIIRARNIEQISALGKNNLFVRCYLPTRNNNQRVKLDTQEISSKSNLFWDESFPLDCMVTQDSINMMKQGTIIFELRSRRYVPLLRKNIGGSQLLGKVEIPWKRVFESREMEIEEWAIFMATSKNINEDVKPPAVKIATKVKVNETTKINKLRRSWDESCACKGYCGCNSSIFSVDDYDIFALGVALDSL; this is translated from the coding sequence ATCGAAAATACTCATGATTTTTCATCTATAAGTTGTGAAATACAAATCATAAGAGCAAGAAACATAGAACAAATAAGTGCATTAGGAAAAAACAACTTGTTTGTTAGATGTTATCTTCCAACAAGAAACAACAACCAAAGAGTTAAGCTAGACACTCAAGAaatctcatcaaaatcaaacttgtTTTGGGATGAATCTTTCCCATTGGATTGCATGGTAACTCAAGACTCCATTAACATGATGAAGCAAGGAACAATCATTTTCGAGCTACGGTCAAGAAGATATGTTCCTCTTCTTAGGAAGAATATTGGTGGCTCACAACTCTTGGGGAAAGTTGAAATTCCATGGAAAAGAGTATTTGAGTCAAGAGAAATGGAGATAGAGGAGTGGGCAATATTCATGGCTACTTCAAAGAATATCAATGAAGATGTGAAACCTCCAGCAGTAAAGATAGCAACGAAGGTTAAAGTaaatgagacaacaaaaattaataagttGAGAAGATCATGGGATGAGTCATGTGCTTGCAAGGGTTATTGTGGGTGCAATAGTAGTATTTTTagtgttgatgattatgatatatTTGCACTTGGAGTTGCTTTAGATTCCCTTTAA